A region from the Salvia splendens isolate huo1 chromosome 15, SspV2, whole genome shotgun sequence genome encodes:
- the LOC121766806 gene encoding germin-like protein subfamily 1 member 18: MKSSNLLLLLISTLSLFWSHASAADPDPLQDFCVSINDTNGTYVNGKLCKDPSSVTSDDFYYAAGLHKPHPITSPFGSKITMAFERQFPALNTQGLAMSRIDFAPRGLNPPHHHPRASEMIVVLQGMLYTGFLSTNPHDPTANGTLYAKILRPGDVFVFPRGLLHFQYNIGQDNAVAFVSFNSQNPGVVTPSRLLFGSEPPVYARVLADTFQIDEKMVEYLQSLRWEGNN; encoded by the exons ATGAAATCATCGAATCTGTTGTTATTACTCATCTCCACACTGAGCCTTTTCTGGTCTCATGCCTctgcggccgatcccgacccgtTGCAGGATTTCTGCGTATCCATTAACGACACAAACGGCA CATATGTGAATGGAAAGCTGTGCAAAGACCCGTCGTCCGTCACGTCAGACGACTTCTACTATGCGGCGGGCCTACACAAGCCTCATCCAATAACAAGCCCCTTCGGGTCGAAAATCACCATGGCATTCGAGCGCCAGTTCCCGGCCCTCAACACGCAGGGCTTGGCCATGTCGCGGATCGACTTCGCCCCCCGCGGCCTCAACCCGCCCCACCATCACCCACGCGCCTCGGAAATGATTGTGGTTCTGCAAGGCATGCTGTACACGGGCTTCCTGTCGaccaacccgcacgacccgaccGCAAACGGGACGCTGTACGCCAAGATCTTGCGCCCGGGGGACGTGTTCGTGTTCCCGAGGGGCTTGTTGCATTTCCAGTACAACATCGGGCAGGACAACGCCGTAGCCTTTGTGAGCTTCAACAGCCAGAATCCGGGGGTGGTGACGCCGTCGAGGCTGCTGTTTGGGTCGGAGCCGCCGGTGTATGCTCGAGTGCTGGCGGATACTTTCCAGATTGATGAGAAGATGGTTGAGTATTTGCAATCACTGCGATGGGAGGGGAATAACtag